The Cheilinus undulatus linkage group 21, ASM1832078v1, whole genome shotgun sequence region CCCTTCTTTATGGACGGCCTCGTCTGCACAACTATTCTTGGATGTTCATGGCTGTgctcaaccaccttcaggtacagtgggggtccccagtctctggcacctttcgCTGAACTCTCTGGATGGCTCtgcatcattttaaatgtgGTGTCTTGTAAATCCAAAGCTGCATAAGGGGCACAGTGATTACAACTTCATTGTGTCTCCCATGGATTGGCTCCACTCTGTACCAGAATGGGGAAATCTAGTGGGTATAACGTGTCATTGCAGCTCCACAAACAGCCAGGATAGAAGAAAAGCAAACACAGCAACAGCAgagttttattcatctttatttaACCTCATACTACTCTACAGGGAAGTAGGAATAATAAAGACAATGCTCTGGCTTTATTCCAGATGAAAAATCAAATGACACAGatatatttttgcatgttggTCCTCAATTCTCCCCCAGATTTCTGAATTTATGAACATATTTGTGGCTTACAGAGAAAAAGAGTCAGACTTCAAAGGTTAAGGTATTTCCTTTAGTTGTAAATGTGTGGATAGTATTTCATGATCAGTATTAATAGGGGATTGGTCCGTAGTAGGCGGTGTAGGCGGCGATGATTCCCTGAGCGTCCATCATTTCATCACAGGCCAGGTTGGTTTCACACACTTCTTTCAGACTGAGGAGAGAAAGACAATCATCAAATAGAGGCTAAATGAGCAACTTAGAGGCATTTAGACAAGATAATACTGCAGACTGTGCCAGGTTAACTCTCTATCAAATATCGTAGCTTTAGATgacttattttaaaacattcccaATACATTAAACTTTCACTGTATTCTTATTCATGTCCATGGCTATGATGCTCTGGCAAAATTTAAGGTAAAAGTTCcacaaaatgcattaaaactCCCTGAAAGGTCTTGTCAGTGGACCCTCCTTAGATGTGActtattaatatttatgcatGCTGGATCTTGgtgctagcctcctggctaactTTGACCTCCTTCAGGAGATGAAAGTATGTTCACAAGCATGGGCgtggtactgattacccaggcccccAGTGGGGAGGGGCCCTTCAGaaacctgcaatgaaaagtgtatttatgtttatttttttcttagtagtaagtgtcattattgaatcaaaagtgactaaattaatCAGTCAACATACTGAAATTTGTATAAACgagaattaaataaaacactggGGGGTCCTTCTCCTCCCTTAAACATgcccaaatggtgtagtccagtactgcaaaataatgcaagtaaatttcaTTTAACCATATTGCTCATATGGTTTCATTTAACCATACTGctcataaatggagaaattatggttcaaaaatactttaaaatgcgtggatatttttaaaaatgatatagcatttgttgcttggcaagccagttaaggggggccctgtgttatatattttttctgggGACCCTAAATctctagctacgcccctgctcaCAAGCTAGTGTTTGGTTCAAACATTTCCTGCAAAGTCgcctctccttttctctctgacaTCCTGAGTTTTCTGCAGGTTGGGGCTTAGCTAAGAAGTCTGGCATTCCTActcccagttcagaccaaagatttgcaatgGAACGAGATCTGATGATGTTGCCTGCATCTGGTTGCAGGAAGCTGCAAGCAGACagcaaccttgcaaagccaatgcactggccagattccatatctgtcatcaggcatCAGGCAAATGCATCTCACAGAGTTCtgctctgaaatgtttgtgccaggtctgaaaatggaTCTAACCAATTGCACAGCAAATTCCCAGAGTGAAAAAATTGggagttaaacaaaaaagagtgaaagagttaGATTTTCAGAGTACATTCACGCACTTAGACTCCAGCTAGTGTTCAGTGATGCTCCTGAGCAGTGTTGAAAAAAGTAGTTCATTCACACGGTGTTGAGAGTAGTGAATCAACACTGTTCCTAAATTCATTCCCAACAGCTTTGTTGCCACGCCCCTATTGCCACTTCAAATCTAGGGAgtagagttttcccatcatgcattgtgtgtttagatatattttagatgtttttagatgtatttaaatgtgtttggatgttgcctgttgtacagttactattgctgtttttcatttgctcatgtttctggtgaattgttgttgatttgatgttagatacatctgcaccatgagtgacacTGTCCACTGAGTTATACACTTCCCACATATGGCTAAAACTTGTCTGTTGAAAGGGATCACAAGTTGTCTGTCACTTTGTTAATCCTAATAAGAGCACAGCAGCTTGGCCACAATGACCAATGAAAATTGGTAGATTTAGTGGCATGGTAGATTTCCATCTGGTGGTGTTTAAAGTTGTCTGAAATATAACCTCTGTACAAGAAAATATATCTGTAAAATACTAACAAAAACACTGAGAATGAGTTCATATAACTCAAGATGggagttaattttactcttagTGAGAGTAGTATTTTAACTCCCATAAGAGTTTATTTGAACTCCTGATAAGAATAAGAATCAACTCCCAGAAAAGAGTTACTTTAACTCAGCTCTGGAGTTTATTCGATGGTCTCACATGTACACTCAGATTGAGTTGCATTTAACTCACACAGTGTTTATTCCAGTGACCTGAATTTGCTGTGTAGCATCATTCAAGGAGGTTTAGTTGTGCTGAGaagatagcaatggctgctggcGTAGCATTTAGCTTTAATGTAGCTATAGCAATGACAGTTtattagaactggaccacatttctctatcaaataaaagataaaatgcaacactgaaagctttcatgAGGGAAAAGATGTTTGCACTCTTCTCCTGAccggcctcagcatgagtttgatccaccaacaagcttcaccattcataaactacagcagccTGTCTgatgagctcaggttactaccagaGCTGTCATCATTTTTCTTGTCAGTCTGATTGGCCTTTTGTGAATCTGATAGAACATTCGTCCAATctccttctgagaatttttttaaaagtcctgcccttcctaaacTCCTCATATGggtggtttcccagatgaatgagAGTTACTTTATATTCCATGCAACAGAGATATGAACCAGTCAATCGGGCATGCCAGGTTATCTCAATGCTACCTCTATGAAATGTAAAGGGTTTGTTAATACCTCTCCAGCTGGGTCAGGGATAACTCTGGTGCAGCTCTCTTCTGTCTCACCACCTCAGAGGCCTCCTCCTTCTCCACGAATGGACCTGAACATCAGGAACATTGAACACAAATGTAAAGAACTTAAAGTCTAAGTAAAAAAATGTCCCAGTGTTGCTACACTGCAAAATCTAAAACCTAAGCGTGTGCATTGGTCTGACATGTAGTCAAAATTACGCATTACTTGTTTACAGAAGCATATTGCAttcacatgaaaaaataaatctcagtCAGGGTTAATAATGTAACTCCTGGTGCATAGATTAAAAACTAGCAAAGGTGTTGCGGTGGAAATGTTCAGGATGATGTTCATTTTGTTATATTgccttttcaaataaaaattaaatggcaaaaaacagtggacaagtcagagtCTTTGAACGTTACATTGTTCTGttgctttattttccttttcaatccataacaagctccttttccatggttaagttaaTGCCATAATCTCCGATCGACCTGAAGATCCTtattttctatcaaaataaaagcaagtttaaacaggaaacagtgttaattttgttgactaattattttcgttatagttttcgttaaaagccttttttcccctgatgaaaacgagacagtaactaataaaaaacaagtgcacatggacaaaaactaaaaccaaaTTAATTGACACTTTTGTCAACAATTAAATAGAGATGAAAATGTctgacagagactttatccaatcagacctaatttcgtcatgtagaaagtaggggcaatttaggcatatatccaatcacagctactttggctgtgtggaaaggtgggatgagatatgggggagatccaatcacaactgcttttgctgcgtggtggcggggtaagttggggagagatccaatcagaCACTGtaaatttcgtcgactaaaatgttgggaagtttcgtcaactaaaactagactaaaactaaaacaatttagatgaagaaaataaga contains the following coding sequences:
- the LOC121503870 gene encoding osteocalcin: MKTLSILVLLSLAVICLTSGKTYVSQHADDELAQDGPFVEKEEASEVVRQKRAAPELSLTQLESLKEVCETNLACDEMMDAQGIIAAYTAYYGPIPY